A single region of the Nocardioides aurantiacus genome encodes:
- the sucB gene encoding 2-oxoglutarate dehydrogenase, E2 component, dihydrolipoamide succinyltransferase codes for MSTPVNLPALGESVTEGTITRWLKSVGDAVEVDEPLLEVSTDKVDTEIPSPVAGTLLEIKAEEDETVEVGAELCVVGDEGEGGGDESGAAEPEAQPKDEAESEKKAEQEEEHAAETGELPDGDETPESEKESAPATEEPAAEQAASDDEPAKKKSSGGGGTPVTLPALGESVTEGTVTRWLKSVGDEVAVDEPLLEVSTDKVDTEIPSPVAGTLQSISVEEDETVEVGAELCVVGDGAASSASDDEPEPEPEKKPEPAAEKEPEPEEPAAEPEPEKREDPVKAEPAAEQAPAPTKQDKQEQPSGGSSSGGSSSGGQSSSEGGTYVTPLVRKMAAEHGVDLASITGTGVGGRIRKQDVLAAAESAKQASSAPAEEPAAESAPAASESTPSPLRGKTEKVSRLRKVIATRMRESLQTSAQLTQVVEVDVTNIARLRDKEKADFLAREGVKLSYLPFFAKAAVDALKSHPALNATFDLEAGEVTYHDSENIAFAVDTEKGLLTPVVKDAGDLSIAGLAKKIADVAQRTRTNKIGPDDLSGGTFTITNLGSVGALWDTPIINKPQVAILGPGTVVKRAVVIDDPNLGETIAVRHMVYLALTYDHQLVDGADAGRFLQDVKGRLEGAKFDV; via the coding sequence ATGTCGACTCCCGTGAACCTCCCCGCACTGGGCGAGTCCGTCACCGAAGGCACGATCACCCGCTGGCTGAAGTCGGTCGGTGACGCCGTCGAGGTCGACGAGCCGTTGCTCGAGGTCTCGACCGACAAGGTCGACACCGAGATCCCCTCCCCCGTCGCCGGCACGCTGCTGGAGATCAAGGCCGAGGAGGACGAGACCGTCGAGGTCGGCGCCGAGCTGTGCGTCGTCGGCGACGAGGGCGAGGGCGGCGGGGACGAGTCCGGTGCCGCCGAGCCCGAGGCCCAGCCGAAGGACGAGGCCGAGTCGGAGAAGAAGGCGGAGCAGGAGGAGGAGCACGCCGCGGAGACCGGCGAGCTCCCCGACGGCGACGAGACCCCCGAGTCCGAGAAGGAGAGCGCCCCGGCCACCGAGGAGCCCGCGGCCGAGCAGGCCGCCTCCGACGACGAGCCGGCGAAGAAGAAGTCGAGCGGTGGTGGCGGCACCCCCGTCACGCTCCCCGCGCTGGGCGAGTCGGTCACCGAGGGCACCGTCACCCGCTGGCTGAAGTCGGTCGGCGACGAGGTCGCGGTCGACGAGCCGCTGCTCGAGGTCTCCACCGACAAGGTCGACACCGAGATCCCCTCCCCCGTGGCGGGCACGCTCCAGTCGATCAGCGTCGAGGAGGACGAGACCGTCGAGGTCGGCGCCGAGCTCTGCGTGGTCGGCGACGGCGCCGCGTCGTCCGCCTCCGACGACGAGCCGGAGCCCGAGCCGGAGAAGAAGCCCGAGCCCGCGGCCGAGAAGGAGCCGGAGCCGGAGGAGCCCGCCGCCGAGCCCGAGCCGGAGAAGCGCGAGGACCCGGTCAAGGCCGAGCCCGCCGCCGAGCAGGCGCCGGCGCCCACCAAGCAGGACAAGCAGGAGCAGCCGTCGGGCGGCTCGTCGTCGGGCGGCTCGTCGTCGGGGGGACAGTCCTCCTCCGAGGGCGGCACCTACGTCACCCCGCTGGTGCGCAAGATGGCCGCGGAGCACGGCGTCGACCTCGCCTCCATCACCGGCACCGGCGTGGGTGGTCGGATCCGCAAGCAGGACGTCCTCGCGGCGGCGGAGTCGGCCAAGCAGGCCAGCTCGGCCCCGGCGGAGGAGCCGGCCGCCGAGTCGGCCCCGGCCGCCTCGGAGTCGACCCCCAGCCCGCTGCGCGGCAAGACCGAGAAGGTCTCGCGGCTGCGCAAGGTGATCGCCACCCGGATGCGCGAGTCGCTCCAGACCTCCGCACAGCTGACCCAGGTCGTCGAGGTCGACGTCACCAACATCGCGCGGCTGCGTGACAAGGAGAAGGCCGACTTCCTCGCCCGCGAGGGCGTCAAGCTGTCCTACCTGCCGTTCTTCGCCAAGGCGGCGGTCGACGCGCTCAAGTCCCACCCCGCGCTCAACGCGACCTTCGACCTCGAGGCCGGCGAGGTGACCTACCACGACAGCGAGAACATCGCCTTCGCGGTGGACACCGAGAAGGGCCTGCTGACCCCCGTGGTCAAGGACGCCGGCGACCTCTCCATCGCCGGTCTGGCGAAGAAGATCGCCGACGTCGCGCAGCGCACCCGCACCAACAAGATCGGCCCCGACGACCTGTCGGGCGGCACCTTCACGATCACCAACCTCGGCAGCGTGGGCGCGCTGTGGGACACCCCGATCATCAACAAGCCGCAGGTCGCGATCCTCGGGCCCGGCACCGTCGTCAAGCGTGCGGTCGTCATCGACGACCCGAACCTGGGCGAGACGATCGCGGTGCGCCACATGGTCTACCTCGCGCTGACCTACGACCACCAGCTGGTCGACGGCGCCGACGCGGGCCGCTTCCTGCAGGACGTCAAGGGTCGCCTCGAGGGTGCCAAGTTCGACGTCTGA
- the lpdA gene encoding dihydrolipoyl dehydrogenase — MPDGSGEFDVVVLGAGSGGYACALRAAQLGLSVALVEKDKVGGTCLHVGCIPTKALLHAAEVADSARGSEQFGVRATLESIDMAGVNAYKDGVVSRLHQGLTGLVSSRGITVVQGTGRLTGPRTVEVDGASYSGRSVVLASGSFSRTLPGVEADGTRVLTSEQALGLTEVPRSVVVLGGGVIGVEFASVWRSFGAEVTVLEALPHLVPSEDEQSSKALERAFRKRGIRFHLGTRVESVEATDAGVLVTVEGGATHEADLLLVAVGRGPVTDGLGYAEQGVTLERGFVVTDERCRTSVEGVYAVGDIVPGLQLAHRGFAQGVLVAEQIAGLDPRPVEESTIPRVTYSEPEVASVGLTEAQARERHGDEVETLTYDLAGNGKSQILRTQGFVKLVRRTDGPVLGVHLVGSRVGELIGEAQLIVGWDAHPEDVAPFLHAHPTQDEALGEAHLALAGKPLHAHS; from the coding sequence GTGCCAGACGGCTCGGGTGAGTTCGACGTCGTCGTGCTCGGCGCTGGTTCGGGCGGCTACGCGTGCGCGCTGCGCGCGGCCCAGCTCGGCCTGAGCGTCGCCCTGGTCGAGAAGGACAAGGTCGGCGGCACCTGCCTGCACGTCGGCTGCATCCCCACCAAGGCGCTGCTCCACGCGGCCGAGGTCGCCGACTCCGCCCGTGGCTCCGAGCAGTTCGGCGTCCGCGCCACGCTCGAGAGCATCGACATGGCCGGCGTCAACGCCTACAAGGACGGCGTCGTGTCCCGGCTGCACCAGGGTCTCACCGGCCTGGTGTCCAGCCGCGGCATCACGGTCGTCCAGGGCACCGGGCGGCTCACCGGTCCGCGCACGGTCGAGGTCGACGGAGCGTCGTACTCCGGGAGGAGCGTGGTGCTCGCCTCCGGCTCCTTCTCCCGCACCCTGCCCGGCGTGGAGGCCGACGGCACCCGCGTGCTGACCTCCGAGCAGGCGCTCGGGCTGACCGAGGTGCCTCGCTCCGTGGTCGTGCTCGGCGGCGGCGTGATCGGCGTGGAGTTCGCCAGTGTGTGGCGCTCCTTCGGCGCCGAGGTCACCGTCCTCGAGGCGCTCCCCCACCTCGTGCCGAGCGAGGACGAGCAGTCCTCCAAGGCGCTCGAGCGGGCCTTCCGCAAGCGCGGCATCCGCTTCCACCTCGGCACCCGCGTCGAGTCGGTCGAGGCGACCGACGCCGGCGTGCTCGTCACCGTCGAGGGCGGCGCGACCCACGAGGCCGACCTGCTGCTGGTCGCGGTGGGCCGCGGCCCGGTCACCGACGGCCTGGGGTACGCCGAGCAGGGCGTCACCCTCGAGCGTGGCTTCGTCGTCACCGACGAGCGTTGCCGCACCTCCGTCGAGGGGGTGTACGCCGTCGGCGACATCGTCCCCGGCCTGCAGCTCGCCCACCGCGGCTTCGCCCAGGGTGTCCTGGTCGCCGAGCAGATCGCCGGGCTCGACCCGCGACCGGTCGAGGAGTCGACCATCCCGCGGGTGACCTACTCCGAGCCCGAGGTCGCCTCCGTCGGTCTCACCGAGGCGCAGGCGCGCGAGCGCCACGGTGACGAGGTCGAGACGCTGACCTACGACCTCGCCGGCAACGGCAAGAGCCAGATCCTCAGGACCCAGGGCTTCGTGAAGCTCGTGCGCCGCACGGACGGCCCCGTCCTCGGCGTCCACCTCGTCGGCTCCCGCGTCGGCGAGCTGATCGGGGAGGCGCAGCTGATCGTCGGCTGGGACGCCCACCCCGAGGACGTCGCTCCCTTCCTGCACGCCCACCCGACCCAGGACGAGGCGCTCGGCGAGGCCCACCTGGCCCTCGCGGGCAAGCCGTTGCACGCCCACTCCTGA
- a CDS encoding leucyl aminopeptidase, with the protein MPRVTTYTLRKGSPAKTRTDVVVIGAVRSPGGDVAVAPGGEDVAAAYGRRFKPLLSSMAFRGDVGETLRVPSPDGVRAGQLLLVGLGAADAVDAHVVRRAAGTAARSLGNAASVALALPADDASLVAAAAEGFTSGLYSFTTYKSGGEPSSVSEVLLLSPLARDEDVLAALERARTVAEHVDHARDWVNTPPNDLYPESFAQRVVDLIGARKGKGPKVEVEVLGPDELAELGCGGILGVGQGSHRPPRLVRLTWAPPGATHHVALVGKGITYDSGGLTIKSGAGMATMKNDMGGAAAVIAATLAIGALGLPVAVTAYAPMAENMPGGGAMRPGDVLTMRDGQTVEVTNTDAEGRLVMADALALAVEQSPDVLLDVATLTGGCVVALGEKVAGLMGDDATTAALAEAAGRSGEKLWRLPIPEESRKAVVDTEIADVLQANWVRWGGTLYAAAFLERFTGEVAWAHLDIAGPAWNGGGASGHVPTGATGYAVTTLVEYAAGLVPAEPSTD; encoded by the coding sequence ATGCCCAGGGTGACGACGTACACGCTGCGCAAGGGAAGTCCCGCCAAGACCCGGACCGACGTGGTCGTCATCGGGGCGGTGCGCTCCCCGGGTGGCGACGTCGCGGTCGCCCCGGGCGGCGAGGACGTCGCCGCGGCGTACGGCCGCCGCTTCAAGCCGCTGCTCAGCTCGATGGCCTTCCGCGGCGACGTGGGCGAGACGCTGCGGGTGCCGAGCCCCGACGGCGTCCGCGCCGGGCAGCTGCTGCTGGTGGGCCTGGGGGCTGCGGACGCCGTCGACGCCCACGTCGTACGCCGAGCCGCGGGGACCGCCGCCCGCTCGCTGGGCAACGCCGCCTCCGTGGCGCTCGCGCTGCCCGCCGACGACGCCTCGCTCGTGGCCGCCGCGGCCGAGGGCTTCACCTCCGGGCTCTACTCCTTCACCACCTACAAGTCCGGCGGGGAGCCGTCCTCGGTCTCCGAGGTGCTGCTGCTCAGCCCGCTCGCCCGCGACGAGGACGTCCTCGCCGCACTGGAGCGGGCCCGCACCGTCGCCGAGCACGTCGACCACGCCCGCGACTGGGTCAACACCCCGCCCAACGACCTCTACCCCGAGTCGTTCGCGCAGCGGGTCGTCGACCTCATCGGCGCCCGCAAGGGCAAGGGGCCCAAGGTCGAGGTCGAGGTGCTCGGGCCCGACGAGCTCGCCGAGCTGGGCTGCGGCGGCATCCTCGGCGTCGGCCAGGGATCGCACCGGCCACCGCGGCTGGTGCGGCTCACCTGGGCGCCGCCCGGCGCGACCCACCACGTGGCCCTGGTCGGCAAGGGCATCACCTACGACTCCGGCGGCCTCACCATCAAGTCCGGCGCCGGCATGGCGACGATGAAGAACGACATGGGCGGGGCCGCGGCCGTCATCGCCGCCACGCTGGCGATCGGCGCGCTCGGGCTGCCGGTCGCCGTCACGGCGTACGCCCCGATGGCCGAGAACATGCCCGGCGGCGGCGCGATGCGCCCCGGCGACGTGCTGACGATGCGCGACGGGCAGACCGTCGAGGTCACCAACACCGACGCCGAGGGGCGGCTGGTGATGGCCGACGCGCTGGCGCTGGCGGTGGAGCAGTCCCCCGACGTGCTGCTCGACGTCGCCACCCTGACCGGCGGGTGCGTGGTCGCGCTGGGCGAGAAGGTGGCGGGCCTGATGGGCGACGACGCCACCACCGCGGCCCTCGCCGAGGCGGCCGGTCGCAGCGGCGAGAAGCTGTGGCGGCTCCCGATCCCCGAGGAGTCGCGCAAGGCCGTCGTCGACACCGAGATCGCCGACGTGCTGCAGGCCAACTGGGTGCGCTGGGGCGGCACGCTGTACGCCGCGGCGTTCCTCGAGCGGTTCACCGGCGAGGTCGCCTGGGCGCACCTCGACATCGCGGGCCCGGCCTGGAACGGCGGCGGTGCCTCGGGGCACGTGCCGACGGGAGCGACCGGCTACGCCGTCACCACGCTCGTGGAGTACGCCGCCGGGCTGGTGCCCGCGGAGCCGTCGACCGACTGA
- the gcvT gene encoding glycine cleavage system aminomethyltransferase GcvT: MPAPQSVPSSLQHSPLHERHVALGAKLAEFGGWEMPLEYTGVLKEHAAVREAVGVFDVSHLGKIDVRGPGALELLDRCLTNDLRRIGPGQAQYTLVCDDATGGVVDDLIAYVHDDDHVLLVPNAANTAEILRRLQAAAPAGVEVTDQHTTHAVLAVQGPLSDQVLEAVGLPTGHDYMSFRVARFDGEAGAEVVVCRTGYTGERGYELVAPAEVAPALWDALLAGGAPVGLVPCGLGARDTLRTEMGYPLHGQDISLDVTPVQARLGWAVGWDKPEFWGREVLTEQRAAGPRVVLRGLVATGRGIARPGMSVKITRDLPVGHVTSGTFSPTLRKGVALALVNAQVQVGAEVLVDVRGRGEVFVVTKPPFVEAGVRSS; the protein is encoded by the coding sequence ATGCCCGCCCCGCAGTCCGTCCCCTCCTCGCTCCAGCACTCTCCCCTGCACGAGCGTCACGTCGCGCTCGGCGCCAAGCTGGCCGAGTTCGGCGGGTGGGAGATGCCGTTGGAGTACACCGGGGTGCTCAAGGAGCACGCCGCCGTCCGCGAGGCCGTCGGCGTCTTCGACGTCAGCCACCTCGGCAAGATCGACGTGCGGGGCCCCGGGGCCCTGGAGCTGCTCGACCGCTGCCTCACCAACGACCTGCGCCGCATCGGGCCCGGCCAGGCGCAGTACACCCTGGTGTGCGACGACGCGACGGGCGGCGTGGTCGACGACCTCATCGCCTACGTCCACGACGACGACCACGTGCTGCTGGTGCCCAACGCCGCCAACACCGCCGAGATCCTGCGCCGGTTGCAGGCGGCCGCCCCGGCCGGTGTCGAGGTGACCGACCAGCACACCACCCACGCGGTGCTGGCCGTGCAGGGTCCGCTCTCGGACCAGGTGCTCGAGGCGGTGGGCCTGCCGACCGGCCACGACTACATGTCCTTCCGCGTCGCCCGGTTCGACGGGGAGGCGGGCGCCGAGGTCGTGGTCTGCCGCACCGGCTACACCGGCGAGCGCGGCTACGAGCTCGTCGCGCCGGCCGAGGTCGCCCCCGCGCTCTGGGATGCCCTGCTCGCCGGGGGAGCCCCGGTCGGGCTGGTGCCCTGCGGGCTCGGCGCGCGCGACACGCTGCGCACCGAGATGGGCTACCCGCTCCACGGCCAGGACATCTCCCTCGACGTCACCCCGGTGCAGGCCCGGCTCGGCTGGGCCGTGGGCTGGGACAAGCCCGAGTTCTGGGGCCGCGAGGTGCTCACCGAGCAGCGCGCCGCCGGACCCCGGGTCGTGCTCCGCGGCCTCGTGGCCACCGGCCGCGGCATCGCCCGCCCCGGCATGAGCGTCAAGATCACCCGCGACCTGCCCGTCGGCCACGTCACCTCAGGCACCTTCAGCCCGACGCTGCGCAAGGGCGTTGCCCTGGCCCTGGTCAACGCCCAGGTGCAGGTCGGTGCGGAGGTCCTCGTCGACGTCCGCGGCCGGGGCGAGGTCTTCGTCGTCACCAAGCCGCCGTTCGTCGAGGCCGGCGTACGCAGCTCCTAG
- a CDS encoding DUF3043 domain-containing protein, whose product MFRRSKADEPATQPTASPAGTTTGSGKGRPTPTRREAEAAAKARARAVTDSKEARRQARDKRAAESRRMREGMKNGDERYLMSRDKGPVKRFIRDFVDARVSIAEFLLPLLLLTFVLQASGNAALVRFGGALWTTTILVVLIDTVWLVFRLKRALRERFPEESQRGTVFYAVLRALQVRPLRSPKPKVRIGGRPK is encoded by the coding sequence GTGTTCCGCCGCAGCAAGGCCGACGAGCCCGCCACCCAGCCCACCGCCTCCCCCGCCGGCACCACCACCGGCAGCGGCAAGGGGCGCCCCACGCCGACGCGGCGCGAGGCCGAGGCGGCCGCCAAGGCGCGGGCCCGCGCGGTGACGGACAGCAAGGAGGCCCGGCGCCAGGCCCGGGACAAGCGCGCCGCGGAGAGCCGCCGGATGCGCGAGGGCATGAAGAACGGCGACGAGCGCTACCTGATGAGCCGCGACAAGGGCCCGGTCAAGCGCTTCATCCGTGACTTCGTCGACGCCCGCGTCTCGATCGCGGAGTTCCTGCTCCCCCTGCTGCTGCTGACCTTCGTGCTCCAGGCCTCGGGCAACGCCGCCCTCGTCCGCTTCGGCGGGGCGCTGTGGACGACCACGATCCTCGTGGTCCTCATCGACACCGTGTGGCTGGTCTTCCGCCTCAAGCGCGCGCTGCGCGAGCGCTTCCCCGAGGAGAGCCAGCGCGGCACCGTGTTCTACGCCGTGCTGCGGGCGCTGCAGGTCCGGCCGTTGCGCTCCCCCAAGCCGAAGGTGCGCATCGGCGGTCGGCCGAAGTAG
- a CDS encoding PspA/IM30 family protein: protein MSLMKRISTVFRAKANSALDKAEDPRETLDYSYQRQLEMLTKVRRGVADVATSRKRVELQMNQLQNQSDKLTAQAQKALDMGREDLAREALTRKSALTGQLSDLQAQHAQLQGEEEKLTLASQRLQAKVESFRTRKETIKATYTAAEAQTRIGEAFSGISEEMGDVGMAIQRAEDKTLQMQARAGAVDELIASGALDDASSINRGDDISRELEAMSSQSDVESELAALKGRSSNAPTPQLDAPDAAPAPGAQGQAAPRAEGEQR, encoded by the coding sequence ATGAGCCTCATGAAGCGGATCAGCACGGTCTTCCGGGCCAAGGCCAACAGTGCCCTGGACAAGGCGGAGGACCCGCGCGAGACCCTCGACTACAGCTACCAGCGCCAGCTCGAGATGCTCACGAAGGTACGCCGCGGCGTGGCCGACGTGGCCACCAGCCGCAAGCGCGTCGAGCTGCAGATGAACCAGCTGCAGAACCAGAGCGACAAGCTGACCGCCCAGGCCCAGAAGGCTCTCGACATGGGTCGCGAGGACCTGGCCCGCGAGGCGCTGACCCGCAAGTCCGCCCTCACCGGGCAGCTGAGCGACCTGCAGGCGCAGCACGCCCAGCTCCAGGGCGAGGAGGAGAAGCTGACCCTCGCCTCGCAGCGGCTCCAGGCCAAGGTCGAGTCCTTCCGGACCCGCAAGGAGACCATCAAGGCGACCTACACCGCCGCCGAGGCGCAGACCCGGATTGGCGAGGCCTTCTCCGGCATCTCCGAGGAGATGGGCGACGTCGGCATGGCCATCCAGCGGGCCGAGGACAAGACCCTGCAGATGCAGGCCCGCGCCGGTGCCGTCGACGAGCTGATCGCGTCCGGTGCCCTCGACGACGCCAGCTCGATCAACCGCGGCGACGACATCTCGCGCGAGCTCGAGGCCATGAGCAGCCAGTCCGACGTCGAGTCCGAGCTCGCCGCGCTCAAGGGCAGGAGCAGCAACGCCCCGACGCCCCAGCTCGACGCCCCCGACGCCGCGCCGGCGCCCGGTGCCCAGGGCCAGGCGGCTCCCCGTGCCGAGGGGGAGCAGCGGTGA
- the pspAA gene encoding PspA-associated protein PspAA yields MIVRILTEGQLEVADDRVEALNALDAAVEQAVEAGDHDAFADALAALLEGVRSSGSPLPADVLHDSDLILPPADATLEEVREMLGDEGLIPG; encoded by the coding sequence GTGATCGTCCGCATCCTCACCGAGGGCCAGCTCGAGGTCGCCGACGACCGGGTCGAGGCGCTCAACGCGCTCGACGCCGCCGTCGAGCAGGCCGTGGAGGCCGGCGACCACGACGCCTTCGCCGACGCCCTCGCGGCGCTCCTCGAGGGCGTGCGCTCGTCGGGGAGCCCGCTGCCGGCCGACGTGCTGCACGACTCCGACCTGATCCTCCCGCCCGCGGACGCGACGCTGGAGGAGGTCCGCGAGATGCTGGGTGACGAGGGCCTCATCCCGGGGTGA
- the htpX gene encoding zinc metalloprotease HtpX, translating into MARTRFVNDSGLTVRMTAVMFILGALFVALVVGLMYAVGGGLAIVIGLAGIGIAFFQWWRSDTVALRAMGARILTPEQAPELHGMIDRLCAMADMPKPRVAIADTHIPNAFATGRSPERSAVCVTTGILQLLTVEELEGVLAHELSHVAHRDVLVMTVASSAGIVAGMVTQGAQFGGFGLARSRGNNDNGGGAAALVLALVVSLVVYAVSFVALRLLSRYRELCADRSGAYLTQKPNALASALTKISGQMNAVPERDLRAAQSMNAFFITPAVRGVSMSTLTATHPPLEQRLDQLAKIATTLGKTY; encoded by the coding sequence ATGGCCCGCACCCGCTTCGTCAACGACTCCGGACTGACCGTCCGGATGACCGCCGTCATGTTCATCCTCGGCGCGCTGTTCGTCGCCCTGGTCGTCGGCCTGATGTACGCCGTCGGCGGTGGTCTGGCCATCGTGATCGGCCTCGCCGGCATCGGCATCGCCTTCTTCCAGTGGTGGCGCTCGGACACCGTCGCCCTGCGGGCGATGGGGGCCCGGATCCTCACCCCCGAGCAGGCGCCCGAGCTGCACGGCATGATCGACCGGTTGTGCGCCATGGCCGACATGCCCAAGCCCCGCGTCGCGATCGCCGACACCCACATCCCCAACGCCTTCGCGACCGGCCGCTCCCCGGAGCGCTCCGCGGTCTGCGTCACGACCGGCATCCTGCAGCTGCTCACCGTCGAGGAGCTCGAGGGCGTCCTGGCCCACGAGCTCTCCCACGTCGCCCACCGCGACGTGCTGGTCATGACGGTGGCCTCCTCGGCCGGCATCGTGGCCGGCATGGTGACCCAGGGCGCCCAGTTCGGCGGGTTCGGCCTGGCGCGCTCGCGCGGCAACAACGACAACGGCGGTGGCGCCGCCGCCCTGGTGCTCGCGCTCGTCGTCTCCCTGGTCGTCTACGCCGTCAGCTTCGTCGCCCTGCGGCTGCTCTCGCGCTACCGCGAGCTGTGCGCCGACCGGTCGGGCGCCTACCTGACCCAGAAGCCCAACGCGCTGGCCTCGGCGCTGACCAAGATCAGCGGCCAGATGAACGCGGTGCCCGAGCGCGACCTGCGTGCCGCCCAGTCGATGAACGCCTTCTTCATCACCCCGGCCGTGCGCGGTGTCTCGATGAGCACCCTCACCGCGACCCACCCGCCGCTGGAGCAACGCCTCGACCAGCTCGCGAAGATCGCCACGACCCTCGGCAAGACCTACTGA
- the pspAB gene encoding PspA-associated protein PspAB — protein sequence MGFWDAIRGRTTPRAATLDALFAVPSAALTLEAGLGLRPTGAGSVCFRAAEGAASVRSQAEAAELVGHDGGPPTESSVDDYGYTWLTVRTDPPDPATLVTDLHAVNSALEAQGFSSSLLCSVIAFVDEQGTRAYLVYLYKQGTFYPFVPSGPSTRDTLRERQLRDEVGSDVPIEPDTGRWMPIWGLPV from the coding sequence GTGGGCTTCTGGGACGCGATCCGGGGCCGCACCACGCCCCGGGCGGCCACGCTGGACGCGCTGTTCGCGGTGCCGTCCGCGGCGCTCACCCTCGAGGCCGGGCTCGGCCTGCGACCGACCGGTGCCGGCTCGGTGTGCTTCCGGGCCGCCGAGGGTGCGGCCTCGGTGCGCAGCCAGGCCGAGGCGGCCGAGCTCGTCGGCCACGACGGCGGGCCGCCGACCGAGTCGAGCGTCGACGACTACGGCTACACCTGGCTCACCGTGCGCACCGACCCGCCCGACCCCGCGACGCTGGTCACCGACCTGCACGCGGTCAACTCCGCCCTCGAGGCGCAGGGGTTCTCCTCGAGCCTGCTGTGCTCGGTGATCGCGTTCGTCGACGAGCAGGGGACCCGGGCCTACCTGGTCTACCTCTACAAGCAGGGCACGTTCTACCCGTTCGTGCCCTCGGGGCCGTCGACGCGCGACACCCTGCGCGAGCGCCAGCTGCGCGACGAGGTGGGCTCCGACGTCCCGATCGAGCCCGACACGGGCCGGTGGATGCCGATCTGGGGTCTGCCCGTCTAG
- a CDS encoding sensor histidine kinase — MGVAERMRDAEIAALDLLDGAPPELLDHLVRAAALMTGAKAARINVISSEAQHAIADSTGAVGRDDLEASLCARVLRRPQRQQLVPDAMLDPRFSDSVFVSSGAITTYAAAQLVTRNGVSIGTLCIFDPDPVEITQDMMDSLEQLSEAAVKAMEMRQEHATMTRLLESLAGGSRELRRSNEHLAAFAGQVSHDVQGPLAAVQMSLQLLEEELGPDGTPDGAPDGAPVADPVAVAMLMRTAMSGAQRMRATVAGLMDFAVLGGRLEVARLDTGALVTDVLQDLSARRGRTEVVVEDLPAVHGDGVQVRAVLQNLLANAMKYAVAEHPVIRVSGRTVAGVTRLSVADNGPGVPEAQRHQVFDLMVRGDGVSQTGVDGLGIGLATCRRIVESHGGRIGVDDAPGGGADFWFELPDQPDQSDQSDQADTPGTPGTVA; from the coding sequence ATGGGAGTCGCGGAGCGGATGCGTGACGCCGAGATCGCGGCGCTCGACCTGCTCGACGGCGCCCCGCCGGAGCTGCTGGACCACCTCGTCCGCGCCGCGGCGCTGATGACCGGCGCCAAGGCCGCGCGGATCAACGTCATCAGCTCCGAGGCCCAGCACGCGATCGCCGACTCCACCGGCGCGGTCGGGCGCGACGACCTCGAGGCCTCGCTGTGCGCCCGGGTGCTGCGCCGCCCCCAGCGGCAGCAGCTGGTGCCCGACGCGATGCTCGACCCCCGCTTCTCCGACAGCGTCTTCGTCAGCTCGGGCGCCATCACGACGTACGCCGCCGCCCAGCTCGTCACCCGCAACGGCGTGTCCATCGGCACCCTGTGCATCTTCGACCCCGACCCGGTCGAGATCACCCAGGACATGATGGACAGCCTCGAGCAGCTCAGCGAGGCGGCCGTCAAGGCGATGGAGATGCGGCAGGAGCACGCCACCATGACCCGGCTGCTGGAGTCGCTGGCCGGTGGCAGCCGCGAGCTGCGGCGGTCCAACGAGCACCTAGCCGCCTTCGCCGGCCAGGTCAGCCACGACGTGCAGGGCCCGCTGGCCGCGGTGCAGATGTCGTTGCAGCTGCTCGAGGAGGAGCTCGGCCCCGACGGCACCCCCGACGGCGCCCCGGACGGCGCCCCCGTCGCCGACCCCGTCGCCGTCGCCATGCTGATGCGCACGGCCATGTCGGGTGCGCAGCGGATGCGCGCCACCGTGGCCGGGCTGATGGACTTCGCCGTCCTCGGTGGTCGGCTCGAGGTCGCGCGGCTCGACACCGGCGCCCTCGTGACGGACGTGCTGCAGGACCTCTCGGCCCGCCGCGGTCGCACGGAGGTCGTCGTCGAGGACCTGCCAGCCGTCCACGGCGACGGCGTGCAGGTCCGCGCGGTGCTCCAGAACCTGCTGGCCAACGCCATGAAGTACGCCGTGGCCGAGCACCCCGTCATCCGCGTCAGCGGGCGCACCGTGGCCGGCGTGACGCGTCTCAGCGTCGCCGACAACGGCCCCGGGGTGCCCGAGGCCCAGCGGCACCAGGTCTTCGACCTGATGGTGCGGGGGGACGGTGTCAGCCAGACCGGCGTCGACGGCCTGGGCATCGGCCTGGCGACGTGCCGGAGGATCGTGGAGTCCCACGGCGGTCGGATCGGTGTGGACGACGCTCCCGGCGGTGGCGCGGACTTCTGGTTCGAGCTGCCCGACCAACCCGACCAATCCGACCAATCTGACCAAGCGGACACACCGGGCACACCGGGCACGGTGGCCTGA